In the genome of Candoia aspera isolate rCanAsp1 chromosome 4, rCanAsp1.hap2, whole genome shotgun sequence, the window GGGATGCTGCCCAGAGACTTGTGCCCAGGCTGTGGATCTTGCTGAAGGTTTCCAGCTGGGAGATGAGGTGAGAGGGATGTGAGTGGTGGAGACGCTGTTGATATTGGAAGTTGTTGGGTTTGGATATATCCGTATGTTAAGTACCTGAATGAATGGATATAAAACTGGGTTGGAAACTTAAGTTTATCTGGCTGTTAGAACCGTTTTAATCTCCACCAAGCCACATTATTTGATTCTCCTGAAGGCAGTGGCAGGAGTGCTTTGCTCATTTTCAGGCATACCCTACCTGGGCTGTAAAAGTCCAGGCAGCCATTAGATGCCGGTAGTGAGATCCAGAAAAGCCTCGCTGCCATCTAATAGTCGCCTGGAGTTGTGCAGCCCACGTATGGTAAATCTCACTTATGTCAGGTTTCCCTAGTTAATTCAATTAATTATACAGGTGAGGGGGTTGACAATCATGTGACAGGAACCATGTGATGGTTTTGAACCAATAACGATATGTATTTTATTCTTCTCATTTGTTAACAAGTTGTTCAGCTAACATGAACCTGCATCTGGGGCTTTTCCATGTACAAAAAATGTGTAGCTTCTCCAATGAATATTTCTGTTTGCAAAGCCACAGTCACCTCATGGTGTAGGAAATGTCAGGATTCTTACTTGTAAGACCTCCAAGTTGGCTCATCACCTGTGGTGACTCAAGATGCTCGAAGAAAACTCACCTCTTGTCTTGAAGCGTTCAGTACAACAGTGTACAGCATCTTTCCTAAGAGCGTCTTTCAAATGTGTTCAGatataacttccagaattctagtGACTGATAACTCAACTAGACGGCACGAGGTTGAGGATGGATGGTTTATATGTATGTGCAGGTTCATCATATAGTACGATGCATGCAGGAAGTAAGTTGTTCCCTCCACATTCCTAGTAATGTTTTGAAATGTGTGAAGTGGCTGTGGGAGATGTCAGTGCAGGAGTCAGAGGCTGAGTAAAATAGCTTGAGTCTTTTGGGAACATCATTTCAGTTCCATAGCTATGCTGGGAAAGCTCACTGAAGGGGTTCAAGTGTGCATGAAGGCCTTTCCAATCAGTCTCTTTGGGGATTAGGgttttggagttttgttttattcCTCTTCTGATTTCTAAATGTGCCTCTTTCATcccctctccccacaacccaaaaAGCCACCAGTGCCATTCAAAGACATTGATGTGACGTTCTCCAGTGAAGAGTGGGCCTTGCTAACTGAGGAGCAACGAGCTTTATATCATGACGTCACGCTGGAGAACTTTCAGAATATGTCCACCTTGGGTGAGGATCGGCCAGCTTTCTTGAGCCCCGTTTGTTTCCATGGCAACACAGGAACAATACCTTCCTAGTTCCATTGTGAACCTAGTTTCTAATGCTTGTGATCAGGGCCAAATGGCTGGAGAGGAGATTTAtagtccagaacatctggagggcacctggcTGGGAAGGCTAAACTAGCAGGACCCTGGAGGTCTTGGGGAAATGATAGTTGTCTCTTCTGCAGCATAGTGCTCTTGTCTGAACTTTCTGATACTCTgtaaaggtatttatttatttggttcagatcctgcctttcattcaggagttcaaggtggcataTGTAGCTCGCCCTCCTCCTATTTCTCCCCTCAACAACCCTGGAAGTTAGGTTggactgagggagagggactgacccaaagtcatctagtgagCTTCTgaggctgaggatggacttgcaCTGTGTCTCCCGGCCCTTAAGAATACCTTCACTACTTGCTACTCCGCACTGGCTCTGTGGCTTGTACGGGTTAATCAGGGACAGCTGAGGGAAAGAGAATAGGACTGACATTGCAATATCCCTATTTGTCTCTTGCTCTGGTTCAGATCTAGATCAACTGTCCCTTCTCATGCCTGCTCTTAATACTTAAACAAATGTGGTGTCCAATTGCATTTGACCTGACTTTCAGAAGTTTTCACTGAGGAGTTGGGAAGCTACAAATCTCTGGCTATGCTCTGCTCCTTTCTCCTGGGCAGGTATTCCACTGGAGAAACCAGAGATAATCACCCGGATACAGCAAGGGGGAGGACTGTGCTTTCAGGACAATGCCATCAGAGGACATTCTCCAAAAGATCGATTCATAGGTAAGGAAGAAGATTGAATTGGGAGTTTAGTTTTGATCCATCTGACTAGTTCTTTATATCATATATatctctgtatgtgtatgtgtgtacacacacacacaaacacacatctcCATACTAAAGAAGTGCTATTTCTTCTGCTATCAGCAGTAGGAATTAGGATTTTAATTAAAATCGCTTGGGGAGACTGTGTGTGTACATTTctccagggatgtctgcaggggagggtcaaaaaagtcaagatggtgggcacaactccatgatcaaagctccaccctttttaTCATGCTTCACAACACATCTGAAAAGGGGTGCGGCTTCAGTAGCACAGTCAAGGGTGCCATCTTGAGTGTTTTGGCCTGCTGTTACTTAGGAAGCTATCCGTGTACTTAGGGGTAAGCAAATCACTGGGTGCAGCCCCCAGGCCCAATTTGCAGTCTCAAGAACAGACCCAGATTTCACTCCCAAAGTTTGACAACAAAATCGCTGGTTTTAACCAGTGCAATTTTCTACTTTCTCACCCCCAAAGCGACAGAATAGACATAGTAGGCTTCCCCAGGACTTAACGCACCTTTGACCTTTCAAAAtggccatttttttcttcccattctcCATCCAGCCAACCCAGTGCCATCAGCTTTCAGAGAACACCTCCcacagaaagaagagaaaaagtacGCCCTGTGTTATTTTTCTAGGAATCAGAAAATGCCTACCACAGTGATAGGCAGTTTTGGAACCAAGAGAAAACTTTCCTTACTTAAGCCTCTTTCCCAGTTAAAGaatggggctgggggtgggggagggggagagataatCTGGTTTCCTTCAGAACcaactgctttttcttctttccattgcAGGAAACCCACGGTCTCCAGCTGTTACCCAGGGGATGGAAAAACGTTCCTCTTTAAAAAGAGCCACAAAGACAGCTAAGGTACAAGCCACAGCCATGGAGGCACCTCAGGATGGTTTGGGTCTAGCGGGAGCACTGGGCAAGGAGTCACCTCCTAAATCTCTCAAAGAGGGCCCTGCATCAGTGCCCCCCACTAGTACCCACCCCCTAAAAAAGCCAGTGACTGTCCCAAAGGATAAATCTTCCAAAAGAAGGAAGCATCAGCCACACACTACGGGAGAGCTGGCTTCCACAGAAGTTGGGCCTCAACTGCCACTGCTGGgggaaacatctggaggacaggaATCAGGTAGCCAAATTTTGACTGCCAAGGCCTGCAAACAAAAGAGGAACCTGGTGCCTCAAGATGCTAGGCCATCAAAGCTGAAGAAGCAAACTGCATCAGTAGGGGAGCACCCCAAACGGAAGAAGAAATCTGAGGTTCTGAGCAAACCACCCATGCTGAAGAAGGAAGCCCTGTTGTGCGAAAAGACTGCCCAGGAGAAAGAGCACCAGCTGGCATTTCTGGAAGTAAAGCTCCATGAAGCCCCTCTCCCGGTCATCACGTGGCATCCTCCATTCAGTGCCACCGTGGTCTCAGACCTCACATGCCTGGATTGCGGGCGGTCCTTCAAGCAGAGGGCTGACCTGCGCCTACACCGGTATGTCCATACCCGGGAAAAGCCATACGCCTGCACGCTGTGTGAAAAGCGTTTCAGGCATCCAAGCAACTTGCATATCCATTTGCGGACGCATAGTGGGGAACGGCCCTACCAGTGTCCCGAGTGCGGGAAGGCTTTTTCCCAAAGCTGCAACCTTCGGACTCACCGCAAGATCCACACCGGTACCAAGCCATACAAGTGCTGTGTCTGTGGAAAGTCTTTCTGCCACAGCTCCAATCTCACCATCCATCAGCGAGTCCACACGGGAGAACGCCCTTACCCCTGCTCTGCCTGCTCCAAGCGTTTTGGCGACAGGTCCTCCCTGGTGCAGCACGAGCGGACGCACACGGGTGAGAGGCCCTACGCTTGTGCTGTCTGTGGACAGAGGTTCAGCCAGGTCTCTCACCTCGTGAAGCATGGCCGCATGCATCCAGGTGCCGGGGACCCAGCACAGCCCACCGAAGGCCCGTCTCCCAACCCTTCACAGAGCGTCTTTGTGCCACCCAGCGAAAAGGAATCTTTCCGAATGATGGTACCCACGCAGGATGAGAGTCTTGCCTGGATTTCAAAAACGTGGGTTCCTTCTTCCAAGGCGAACGGTCAGCAGAATTGCACCACCGCATAGAGGTGGCTGGGCCCGCTGGAAAGCAAAAAGGGGAAACTGAGGCTTGCGATAGGGAAAAGAAATGGCTGGCAGAGAAGCAGTAACAGAAAACCTAGGAAGTGATGAGAGAACGACTAAGGCTGCAATGCCCATTATGCGCCGCTCTCTTGCTATCAATCCACCACTAGACTTTTTTATAACATGCAGAGGAACATGCTGGAAATAATACTCCAGCTGCCCCATGGGTGTGCTGAGGAGTCTATaagaaaaatccaaatattttgcaaatttctcctttcctagcattttttcctttttaaatatttgttttctcaTTCCTCAATGCTTGGCCAGCCTTTTGTGCTGCCATCATCTCCCGCAACTAACAACGCATATGGAAAACTGACAATGGGTAGAAAATCCAAGGCATCATTGCTGCTTCCTCAGTCGTCATCACAGAAAGGGCAGGAAGAAGCCTACGGGGCTCTTGTAAGCTTTAAGGGAGGTGTATTGTGCCTGCAAacagcaggcctgcaactagggtccgtgtcacccggggcaaacatggattccatgcccattttggcgcccccccccagtgctcattttggcgtccccccagcgtggcgcccggggcacatgccccgcttgctccccacccccagttgcggccctggcaacCAGTAATATTCAGTGGTTGCTCCTGAGTTTGAGCAAATGGGGAAAGGaaatgaggagagagagagagatgtacatATTAAATACATGGGGTCAAAGAAGGGCTACCTGAAGGCAGGGCCAAGAGATCTCTGACACTTGATAGGAGCTTTGTAAAGCCAGCATATTTTTAGTTTTTCCTGCCTGTGGAGTTGCAGGGCG includes:
- the LOC134495698 gene encoding zinc finger protein 34-like, translated to MATTMEIGLNFDKESQSEPTSKEADHSTYSTELSSLVHCGNTEELLHQVTPQEDPPKASQCWEEAWQQVLESVSSQSWPDSRNHKKLRPNETDSPLEHSEPASSSEEVVASVDTALQVVPPLSLPLKNTWMLQLHLEDDIEDYLEGFESAARTNRWPREEWVARLKPYLSRKALLACSILEPSLANDYDVVKERILHQYGITTEMQHQCFRQFRYQEAKGPRETCQILQALGQRWLKPERHTKKQILELLILEQFLAILPQEMQDWVRGCCPETCAQAVDLAEGFQLGDEPPVPFKDIDVTFSSEEWALLTEEQRALYHDVTLENFQNMSTLGIPLEKPEIITRIQQGGGLCFQDNAIRGHSPKDRFIGNPRSPAVTQGMEKRSSLKRATKTAKVQATAMEAPQDGLGLAGALGKESPPKSLKEGPASVPPTSTHPLKKPVTVPKDKSSKRRKHQPHTTGELASTEVGPQLPLLGETSGGQESGSQILTAKACKQKRNLVPQDARPSKLKKQTASVGEHPKRKKKSEVLSKPPMLKKEALLCEKTAQEKEHQLAFLEVKLHEAPLPVITWHPPFSATVVSDLTCLDCGRSFKQRADLRLHRYVHTREKPYACTLCEKRFRHPSNLHIHLRTHSGERPYQCPECGKAFSQSCNLRTHRKIHTGTKPYKCCVCGKSFCHSSNLTIHQRVHTGERPYPCSACSKRFGDRSSLVQHERTHTGERPYACAVCGQRFSQVSHLVKHGRMHPGAGDPAQPTEGPSPNPSQSVFVPPSEKESFRMMVPTQDESLAWISKTWVPSSKANGQQNCTTA